The region GCGGTCGTCGATCCGCAATTGCGCGTGAAAGGGGTGGACGGGTTGCGGGTGGTCGATGCTTCAGTGATGCCGACGCTCATCGGCGGCAACACGAACGCGCCGACCGTGATGATCGCCGAGCGCGCGGCGGATTTCATCGTGGCCGCGCGCAACGGCCAGGCCGCGCCCACGCGCGAGCGAGTCGCGGCGACGCACGGCGGCTGATGCGCGCGGCCGCCGTGCGAGGCGCGCACGGCGCGAACGTCAGGCGAAGGTGTCGACCATCCCGACGGTGCGTCGCGCCGCACCGCCGGAAGATGCTGCTGCGAGCTCGTCGAGCGCGGCGTCGGCCGTCGATGCGCCGAACGCGCGTCGCGTCGCGGATCCGTCCGACGATTGCCGTTGCGGGGTCTGCTGCTGTTGCGCGGACGCGAAGCCGCCGTCGCTGACGCTCGCGCTGCCGAGCCCGAGGCCGCCCGCTTCCATCGCTTCGCGCAGTTTCGGCAGCGCGGCTTCCACCGCGTCGCGCACTTGCGCATGCTGTGAGACGAAGAGCGCATGCGCGTGGTTGTCGGCGACGCGCAGCACGACTTGCAGCGGCCCGAGATCGGGCGGATTCAGCGTGAGCTCCGCGCTCTGCTGATGCGCGTTCGACAGGAACACGACCTTCTGGCTCAGCGCGTCGGTCCAGTCCGGCGTGCCGACGGGCGGCGCGAGCGACGGCGCAGCCGAGGCCGCCGCGGCGCTCGCGTTCGCGGCGAGCGCCGCGGGCGCCGCCTGTTGCAGTGCGGCCGGCGCGCTCGACGCCGCGAGCGTCGCGCGCGCGGAATCGGCGGCGTCCTGCAGCGCGGCGAGCGCGCCCGACGCGTCGGGCTGCGCGGCGTTCGCCGCCGCGTTGGCGAGCGCGGTCGCCGGGTTCGCGCCTGACGCGTCGGTCGGCGCGGCTTGCGCGGCGGGCGCCTTCGCACCCGCGAGCAGCTTGTCGAAGGCGGCGCGGTTCGCGGCGAGCGGAGCCGAAGCGTCGCCGTTCCGGCCTGCCGGCTGCGCGCCTTGCACGGCCGCCGTGCCCGTTCGCCCCGCGCCCGTCAGCTTGCTCAACGCCGCGTTCAGCGCGTCGCCGATCGGCTGTTGCGCGCCGGCGGGCGCGGATGCGTCCGTGTCGCCAGCGGCGGCGCTCGCCGCGGACGTCGCCGGCGGATGCGCGGCGTCGCCCGCGCCCGCTTGCGCGGCTGCCGCGCCGGCGGCCGCCTGCGCGGCCTGCGCGTCGGGCCGCGCCTGCAGTTGCGCCTGCAGCGACGCGGCCGCGGCGAGCGCCGCCGCGTCCGCGGACGCCGGCTGCGCCGCGTGCTTGTCGTCGTCCTGATCGTCAGGCTTGCCGGACGCCTTTGTATCGCCCGCGCTCGCCGTCGTCCGGTCGCCCGCGCCCGACGCCGGGGAGGAAGCGGCCGCGGTATCGGCCGTCGCGGCATTCGCCGCATGGCCGGCGTTGGACGCGTCGGCGTTCGCGCCCGTCTGGCGCTGTGTCTGCACGCTCTGCTTGAGCGCCTGCGCGAACGGCGCGGCGGACGATGCGTCGCCGGACGACGCGCCCGGTGCGCCGGCGGACGACTTGATCATCGTGCTCGCTGCGCCGAGCAGCATACCGATCAGGGGAAGAGGAGGCATGTCGGATCTCGTGTTCGGGTTCGAGGGCGCGCTTACTTGGCCGCGTCCGCGCGCATGCGCAGCACCTTGGCCGCGTGTTCGTCGGCGTCGCGCTGCTCGCGCTTCGCGGCGCGCTGCGCGTCCTGCCGCGCGCCGCGCGCCTGCAGGATCTCGTACGAGCCGAGCGTGCGCTTTTTCGCCTGCCATTCGGGGCGCGCCGCGTCGATGCGCGTTTGCGCGGCGGCGAGCACGCGCCGCTGCTGCTCGATCGCCGCGTCGAGCGTATCGAGGAATGCCTGGAAGTTGCGCCAGTTGCCGGCCGGCATGCCCGATTGCGCGGATTCGGCGAAGCGCACGCGGTATTCGTCGCGGTAGCGCATCAGCGCGTCGAGCTGCGCCTGCGCGTCGGTGCGCTCGCGCTGCGCGCGGCCGAGCTGCTTGGCCGCGGTGTCGAGGTCGTCCTGTGCGCGTTCGAGCAGGAGCTGGAGCGGAAACGATTGAGCCATGGCGATCAGCCTCCTTCGGATTCGAACAGCGCATCGAGCGCGGCGAGGCTCGGCGCGTACGGCGCGCATTCGCGAAAGCCCTGCTGCAGGAACGATTCGATGCGCGGGTACAGCGCGATCGCGCGGTCGAGCTGCGCATCGCGCCCCGGCGCGTACGCGCCGACCGCGATCAGGTCGCGGTTGCGCTGGTAGCGCGACAGCATCTGCTTGAACTGGCGCACGCGATCGAGGTGCGCATCGTCGATCAGCGCGGTCATCGCGCGGCTGATCGACGCTTCGATGTCGATGGCCGGATAGTGGCCGGCTTCCGCGAGCGAGCGTGACAGCACGACGTGGCCGTCGAGAATCGCGCGCGCGGAATCGGCGATCGGGTCCTGCTGGTCGTCGCCTTCGGTGAGCACCGTGTAGAACGCGGTGATCGAGCCGCCGCCCTCGGGGCCGTTGCCGGTGCGCTCGACGAGCGCCGGCAGCTTCGCGAACACCGACGGCGGATAGCCCTTCGTCGCGGGCGGCTCGCCGATCGCGAGCGCGATCTCGCGCTGCGCCATCGCATAGCGCGTGAGCGAATCCATCAGCAGCAGCACGTGCTTGCCCTGATCGCGGAAGTATTCGGCGAGCGTCGTCGCGTAGGCCGCGCCCTGCATGCGCAGCAGCGGCGACACGTCGGCGGGCGCCGCGACGACGACCGAGCGCGCGAGCCCGTCCTCGCCGAGGATCTGCTCGATGAACTCCTTCACTTCACGGCCGCGCTCGCCGATCAGACCGATCACGATCACCTCGGCGCTCGTGTAGCGCGCCATCGTGCCGAGCAGTACCGATTTGCCGACGCCCGAGCCCGCGAAGAGGCCCATCCGCTGGCCGCGGCCGACGGTCAGCAGCCCGTTGATCGCGCGCACGCCGACGTCGAGCACGTGATGGATCGGCTCGCGATCGAGCGGGTTGATCGACGGCGCGGTGAGCGGCGCGTCGACCTTCGACGCGAGCGGCCCGAGATTGTCGAGCGGGCGGCCCGACGCGTCCACGACGCGCCCGAGCATTTCCCAGCCGACGGGCAGCCGCTTCGCGCCCGCGAGCGGATCGGCGACGGGCGCGCTCTCGAGCGGCCACACGCGCGCGCCGGGCAGCACGCCCGCGACCGCGGTGGTCGGCATCAGGAAGAGGCGCTCGCCCGCGAAGCCGACGACCTCGGCCTGCGCATACGGCAGCGCGCTGCCCGCGGGCAGCTCGATCGTGCATTCGGCGCCGACCGACAGGCGCAGCCCGATCGCTTCGAGCACGAGGCCCGCCGCGCGGGTGAGGCGTCCGCACGGGCGCAGCGGCAGCGCGCGCGCGTTGCGCTCGCGGATGCCGTCCAGATGTGCGCGCCAATGCGCGAGATGCGGGTTCGCGAGCGTCGCGCGCGAGCTCGGCGCGCCCATCGCGAGCGGGCGCGGGGGCGCGTGATGATGGGCGCCGAAGCCGTCGCCGTGCGCGGCCGCGTCTTCGTGCTCGGGGCCGCGCGATGCGAGCGCGAGCTCGCGTTCGAGCGCGTCGAGTTCGTCGCGGCCGAGCGCGCCGCCGCAGACGTCGCTCACCATGCGCTCACCTTGCCGAGCGCGGCCGCGACCCGCTCCCAGCGGGTCGTGAGCGTCGCGTCGATTTCGCCCGTCGACGCGTGCGCACGGCAGCCGCCGCGCTCGATGCTCGTATCGGTGCGCACGCTCCAGCCGAGCGTGTCGAGCTCGTCCTTCAGATACGCCTCGACGACGGGCAAGTCCGCGGGATTCACGATCAGATGCGGCGCGCCGGCGAGCGCGGGCTCCGCGGCCAGCACTTCGCGCGCGGCCGCGATCAGCGCGGCCGGATCGTGCTGCACGTGCTGGCGCACGACCTGCTGCGCGATCTCGAGCGCGAGCGTCGCGATGTCGTCGGCGAGATCGCGCTCGACGCCCGCGAGCGCGTCGCGAAACGAAGCGGCGAGCGCGGCGAGCTGCGCGGCGTGCGTGTGCGCTTCGGCCCGGCCTTCGTCGAAGCCCTTCGCGCGTCCCTGCTCGTAACCGGCCTGATAGCCGAGCGCCTGGCCTTCGACGTGGCCGGCGGCGAGCCCTTCCGCGTGCGCGGCGTCGCGCACGCGCTGCAGTTCGGCGGCGAGCGCGGCCGCCGCCGCGCCGCCGTCATCGGGCGGCGGCGGCGGCGGGGGATCGAACGAAGCCATCTCCCACCGCTGGTATGCGGTGACGGGCTTGTCCGACGCGCTCGCGCGATCAGACATAAGCGTCTTCCGCCTTGCCGCCGATCACGATCTGGCCGCTCTCGGCGAGATTGCGCACGACCTGCAGGATCTTGCGCTGCTGCGTCTCGACTTCGGACACGCGCACCGGGCCGCGCGCGTCGAGATCCTCGGCGAGCAGCTCGGCCGCGCGCTGCGACATGTTCGACAGGAACTTCTGGCGCAGCGCGGGCGGCGCGCCCTTGAGCGCGATGATCAGCGCCTCCGATTCGACTTCCTTGAGCAGCAGCTGGATCGCGCGGTCCTCGAGATCGAGCAGGTTCTCGAACACGAACATCTGATCGATGATCTTCTGCGCGAGGTCGGGATCGTATTGCTTGACGTTCTCGATCACCGCCTCCTCGTGCACGCTCGTCATGAAGTTCAGGATCTCGGCCGCGGTGCGGATGCCGCCCATCGGCGCGCGCTTGAGGTTGTCGCTGCCGGACAAGAGGCCCGTCAGCACGTCGTCGAGCTCGCGCAGCGCGGTCGGCTGGATGCCGTCGAGCGTCGCGATCCGCAGCAGCACGTCGTTGCGCAGCCGCTCGGTGAAGCACGACGCGATCTCGGACGCCTGATCGCGGTCGAGGTGCACGAGAATCGTCGCGATGATCTGCGGATGCTCGTTCTTGATGAGCTCGGCCACGGCCGCCGAGTCCATCCACTTGAGCCCTTCGATGCCGCTCGTGTCGCTGCCTTGCAGGATGCGGTCGATCAGCACGCCCGCCTTGTCCTCGCCGAGCGCCTTCGTCAGCACCGTGCGGATGTACTCGCTCGAATCGAGCGACAGCGCGGTGTGCTTCTCCGCTTCCTGCACGAAATCGTTGAGCACGTCCTCGACCTGCTCGCGCGTGACGTTCTTCAGCGCGGCCATTGCCGCGCCGATCTTCTGCACTTCGCGCGGCGCGAGGAATTTGAATACCTGCGCGGCCTCTTCCTCGCCGATCGACATCAGCAGGAGCGCGCTCTTGTTCAAGCCTTCAGCGTTCATCGGACACCCAGTTCTTCACGACGGTTGCGACGATCTTCGGATCCTGGCGCGCGATCGTGCGCGCGTAGTCGAGATTGCGTTCGTAGCGGTTCCTCTCGTTTTCGAAGGCGAGGAGCGCCGGATGCTCTTCGTCCTCCTCGGCAAGCTGCTTCTTGTCGGGGCTCGGCAGGCCGTCGAGCGCGAGCATGTCGTCCGGGCCGTCGAGCGCCGGCACGGCGGCCGCCGCGGGCTCCGCGGGCGGCGGGAACGCGCGGCGCAGCGCCGGGCGCACGAACATGAAGTACAGCGCGGCGGCCGCCGCGGCGACGCCCAGCCATTTCGCGATGTCCTTGCCGAGTTCGATCATGTCCGGCTGGCGCCACCACGGCAGGTTCGCGAACGGATCGGCCGCGGCCGAGAACGCGCTGTTGACGACGTTGACCGAATCGCCGCGCTTCTCGTCGTAGCCCATCGCGTCTTTCACGAGCTGCTGGACCTGCGCGAGCTTGTCCGCGGCGAGCGGCTGCATCGTCACGCGGCCCTTCGCGTCGGTGCTCGGCTGATAGTTGACGACCACCGCGACCGACAGCCGCTTGATCGTGCCCATCGATTGCTCGACGTGCCGCACGGTCTTGTCGAGCTCGTAGTTCGTCGTCGAATCCTTGCGGTCGCTGACGGGCGTCGCGGCCGGGCCGGCCGGCTGGCCGTTGCTCGCGACGATCGGCGCGGACGCGGGCTGCGGCGGCGTGTTCGACAGCGCGCCCGGCACGCCCGACGCGCCGCTTTGCGCGAGCTCGGTCGAACTGCTCGTCTGCTGGCTGCGGATCGCGCTCTGCTGCGGCGTGCCGTTCGGGCCGTAGCTCTCCGAGGTCTGCTCGATCTTCGAGAAGTCGACGTCGGCGCTCACCTGCGAGCGCGCGTTGCCGGCGCCGAAGATCGGCGCGAGGATCGCGTCGATGCGCTTTTGCGTGTTGCGCTCGATCTGCTGCACGTACTTGAGCTGGCTCGCGTCGAGGCCGGTGGCGGACGCGGTCTGCGTGAGCAGGTTGCCGTCCTGGTCGACGATCGTCACGTTCTTCGCGGGCATGTCGGGCACGCTCGACGACACCATGCGCGTGACGGCGAGCACCTGCCCTTCGTCGAGCACGCGGCCCGGGTACAGATCGACGAGCACCGACGCCGACGGCGCCTCGCGATCGCGCACGAATACCGAAGGCTTCGGAATCGCCAGATACACGCGCGCGGCGCGCACCGCGTTGCTCGATTCGACGGTGCGCTGCAGCTCGCCCTCGAGCGCGCGCTGGTAGTTGACCTGCTCGGCGAACTGGCTGATGCCGAATTTCTGGTTGTCCATCAGCTCGAAGCCGACCGAGCCGCCCTTGGGCAGCCCCATCGCGGCGAGCTTCAGGCGCGTCTCGTGCACCTGGTTCGCGGGCACGAGGATCGCGCCGCCCGCGTCGGCGAACTTATAGGGAACGTTTGCCTGCTGGAGCGCGGCGATGATCGCGCCGCCGTCGCGGTCGGACAGGTTGCTGTACAGCACGCGGTAGTCGGGCGCGCGGCTCCAGAGCACGAGCGCGACGATCGCGGCGATGGCGAGCGCCGCGCCGATCAGGAACGGCAGCCGCGGGTTCGTCTTCATTCGCGAGAGGCCCGGGATGCGTTCGGCGAAGCCGCCCAGGCCGAAATCCGCGCCGCCCGCCGCCGCGCCCGGCAGCGCGCCCGCCGCGGCCGCGGCTTGCGGCGATGCGCCCGCAAGGCTCGAACGGGCGTCGGGGTTGATCAGCGAGTTGGCCTGCGAGTCCATGCGTCGAGTATCTCCACTGCGGGCTGAATGCCGGCTCGGCAGAGCAGGCGGACATTGACACGGTGCGATTATCCGCAGCGCGGTCAAGCCCGATCGGGCGAATAGAGCGGGGTTTCGGCCGTACTTCCGCGGCTGCCGCCGCGGCGCGGCTGCTATGCTTTTTCGCAATCCGGCTTCTGCAACGCTCGCGGGACGCCGGGGTTCCCCCCGCCGGGCCCGCGCGGCCCGGCTTCTTTTGCGGAGATCACATGGTTGCCCCCGTCAACGGCATCGCTTCGGCGCTGCAACAGATGCAGGCGATGGCCGCGCAGGCCGCGGGCGGCGCGAGCCCCGCGACGTCGCTCGCCGGCTCCGGCGCGGCGAGCGCCGGTTCGTTCGCGAGCGCGATGAAGGCATCGCTCGACAAGATCAGCGGCGATCAGCAAAAGGCGCTCGGCGAGGCGCATGCGTTCGAGATCGGCGCGCAGAACGTGTCGCTCAACGACGTGATGGTCGACATGCAGAAAGCCAACATCGGCTTCCAGTTCGGGCTCCAGGTGCGCAACAAGTTAGTGAGCGCCTACAACGAGATCATGCAGATGTCCGTCTGACGGCGCCGGGCCGGCGCCGCTTCATTTCGCTAAAGCTTTCGGGCTTCCTTACCGATAACGTCGGTACAAGCTCGCGCCGTGCCGCGCACGGTGCGATGTATCGATTCGAATGCACCAAAGAGGAGGAACGCCATGTTTACCCCAGGCCACGCGGGAGCCAGTGCCTATGCGCGCGTTGGCGTCGAAACCGGGGTGATGGGCGCGTCTCCCCACCGGCTCATCGCGATGCTGTACCAGGGCGCGCGCCAGGCGATCGCGCATGCGCGGCTGCATCTGCAGCAGGGCAACGTCGCCGCGCGCGGCGAGGCGATCGGCAAGGCGATCCGCATCGTCGAGAGCGGTCTTCAGCAGGCGCTGAATCTCGAAGTGGGCGGCGATATCGCTTCGCGCCTCGATTCGCTCTATACCTATATGTGTCGGCGTCTGCTGCAGGCGAACGTCGACGCGAGCGAGCCGATGCTGATCGAGGTCGACGGCCTGCTCGCGACGCTCGAGGATGCATGGACGGGCATTGCCCCGGAAGTGGCCAGGATGAACGCCCAGGCGGTGACGGAACAGGCTCGATGAACCGGAAGGACGAATACTTTGCCCGCTACGAAGCGATCGCCGCAGTGTCCGGGCGGATGCTCGTCGCGGCCCGCGATGCGGCATGGCACGCGATGGGCGGGCTGCAGGAGGAGTATCTGCGGCTTGTCGACGGGCTGAAGGAGGCCGAGCAGGGGGTCCTGCTCGACGACGCCGAGCGCACCCGCAAGTTCGAGCTGATCCGCCGCATCCTCGCTGACGATGCCGCGATCCGCGATCTCGCGAGCCCGGAGGTCGCGCGGCTGTCCGCGTTCTTCCACGCGGGCCGCTCGACGCTCAAGGATCTGTACCGGGCGCGCGGCTAAAGAACAGGGCGCGCCGCCGCCTTCGGGCGCGCCGGCTCGCGCGGACGAACGGCGCGCGTTCGTCGCCGCGGATGGCCCGGAATTCATTCGGCGCGCGTCAGGATTCACGATGACCGGTATCGACACCGCTGCCGCCGCCATCCTGGCGAGCCGCATCGACAGCTTTCTCGACGCGATCCAGCCCGCCGCGGGCGGCGCGGCGGCGCCGCAGGTGGGCACCTCCGGCGCGCCGCCCGCCTCCGCGGCGCCTCGGCCTGCCGCGAGCGGGCCGCCGCCCGCCTCCGCGCAGACCGCGCTCTCCGAGGTCGGACTCACGCTTGACGCGATTTCCCGCTACGGCGGCGCGGCGCCGCCGGCCGTCGTCGGCGCCGCGCCGTTGTTGCCCGCGGCGCCCACCGCCGTTGCCGTTGCCGCGCAGGCGGCGTCGCTCGATCCGCTGCTCGCGACGCCGGACGCTCGCGCCGGCAATCCGGCTGCCGCGACGGCGCCGGGCGCGCAAGCCGCGCAGGCGGCCCCGCAAGCGGCGTTGCCCGCGTCGCCCGCCGCCGCGCTGAGCCTCGCGCTCGTGCAGGCCGTCGCGCAGAGCGGCCTCTTCTACGAATCCCATCTCGCCCAATGGCTCGCCGGCCAGCGCACGACGGCCGAGCTCGCGCGCGAGCCGCAGGCGCGGCTGGCAAGCGGCGCCGAGCCGGACGCTCAGGCCGGCGCGCAACCTGGCCAGATGGGCGACGCGCTCGCCGATCTGCTCGCCGTGCGGTTGCCGCTGCCGCAGGGCGGGCGCGATGCGCCCGCGCAGGGCGCCGCGCGCCCGCCGGGGCAGCCGGGGCAGCCGGCTGGCGGCGCGGACGAAGGCGCGGCGGCATCCGGCCGCGCGCCGACGAACGCGGCGGCGCCCGCGCGCTCCGTCGATGCCTATGCGGCGCTTGCCGACGCCGACGGCAAGCCCGGCGCGCCGTCAGCGCAAACGGCGCTCGCGCGCGCCGGCATGCCGCCGACGGGCGCCGACACGCCGGCGTCGATCGCGGCTTCGCTGCATGCGGCGACGCTGCCGATCGTGCGCCAGCAGCTCGATCTGCTCGCGACCGACCAGTTTCGCTGGATCGGCGAAGCGTGGCCGGGCGCGCGGCTCGACTGGACGATCGAGCCGGACGAGCAGCACGGCCGCGAGCGGCCCGCGCCCGACGCGGATTTCCCGGATGCGCGCGGCTGGCGCACGCGGCTGACGCTCGCGCTGCCGTCGCTCGGCACGATCGACGCGGAACTCGTGCTGAACGGCGAGCAGCTCGCCGCGCGGCTGCGCGCGAGCGAAGCGGGCGCGGCGCGGCTCGCGCCGCACGGCGAGGCGCTGCGCGCGCGGCTGCAGGCGCGCGGGCTGCAGGTGAGCGGCCTGTCGATCCGCGCGATCGACGGCGTGCCGGACAGCTTCGACGCGGCGGCCGCGCGGGCGGCGGCATCCGCGTATGCGCGTGCGGCGGCGGGCGGCGAAGCAGCGGCGAAGGACGGGTTCGGAGGCGCAGCCGGCGCGACGGGTGGGGCGGGCGGAGCGGGCGTCGAGCATCGCGCATCGTCGTCGTCGCCGGTCGAGACCGACGACGACTGGGAGTTCGCGCAATGAGCGGGCCGCGGTGCTCGCGTACGACGCGAAGGGCGGCGACACCGCGCCGCGCGTCGTCGCGAAGGGCTACGGGCTCGTCGCCGAGCGGATCATCGAGCGCGCGCGTGATGCGGGGCTGTACGTGCACACCGCGCCCGAGATGGTGTCGCTGCTGATGCAGGTCGATCTCGACGCGCGGATTCCGCCGCAGCTGTATCAGGCGGTCGCGGAGCTGCTCGCTTGGCTGTACGCGCTGGAACGCGACGCGGGCGACGGCGGCGGTGCGCAGCCGGCCTTTCCGCCATTGCCGAAGCGGTGAGCGCCTGATGCCCGACGCCGGCCACCGGCCGCCGGGATCACGCTGGCGGGGCTATCGCGCGGGCGCATGACGGGCGTTTCGGGCGCGGCGATCCCGCGTCCGGCGACATTGAGTCCGCCGCCATTTTGTGTAATGATATCCATTCTCATTTAATTGTTGCGGGCGGCGTGCGACTCGGTTGCGCGCCGCCCGATGTTTTGTGCGAATGGAAGCCGAAGCGTGAACGCGCCCGAATCGATCGAAAAACACTCCGGCGTCGTGGTGCCGTATCCGGGCTCGCCGCGAAAGCTCGACGCCTT is a window of Burkholderia mallei ATCC 23344 DNA encoding:
- the fliI gene encoding flagellar protein export ATPase FliI, which gives rise to MVSDVCGGALGRDELDALERELALASRGPEHEDAAAHGDGFGAHHHAPPRPLAMGAPSSRATLANPHLAHWRAHLDGIRERNARALPLRPCGRLTRAAGLVLEAIGLRLSVGAECTIELPAGSALPYAQAEVVGFAGERLFLMPTTAVAGVLPGARVWPLESAPVADPLAGAKRLPVGWEMLGRVVDASGRPLDNLGPLASKVDAPLTAPSINPLDREPIHHVLDVGVRAINGLLTVGRGQRMGLFAGSGVGKSVLLGTMARYTSAEVIVIGLIGERGREVKEFIEQILGEDGLARSVVVAAPADVSPLLRMQGAAYATTLAEYFRDQGKHVLLLMDSLTRYAMAQREIALAIGEPPATKGYPPSVFAKLPALVERTGNGPEGGGSITAFYTVLTEGDDQQDPIADSARAILDGHVVLSRSLAEAGHYPAIDIEASISRAMTALIDDAHLDRVRQFKQMLSRYQRNRDLIAVGAYAPGRDAQLDRAIALYPRIESFLQQGFRECAPYAPSLAALDALFESEGG
- the fliF gene encoding flagellar basal-body MS-ring/collar protein FliF; its protein translation is MDSQANSLINPDARSSLAGASPQAAAAAGALPGAAAGGADFGLGGFAERIPGLSRMKTNPRLPFLIGAALAIAAIVALVLWSRAPDYRVLYSNLSDRDGGAIIAALQQANVPYKFADAGGAILVPANQVHETRLKLAAMGLPKGGSVGFELMDNQKFGISQFAEQVNYQRALEGELQRTVESSNAVRAARVYLAIPKPSVFVRDREAPSASVLVDLYPGRVLDEGQVLAVTRMVSSSVPDMPAKNVTIVDQDGNLLTQTASATGLDASQLKYVQQIERNTQKRIDAILAPIFGAGNARSQVSADVDFSKIEQTSESYGPNGTPQQSAIRSQQTSSSTELAQSGASGVPGALSNTPPQPASAPIVASNGQPAGPAATPVSDRKDSTTNYELDKTVRHVEQSMGTIKRLSVAVVVNYQPSTDAKGRVTMQPLAADKLAQVQQLVKDAMGYDEKRGDSVNVVNSAFSAAADPFANLPWWRQPDMIELGKDIAKWLGVAAAAAALYFMFVRPALRRAFPPPAEPAAAAVPALDGPDDMLALDGLPSPDKKQLAEEDEEHPALLAFENERNRYERNLDYARTIARQDPKIVATVVKNWVSDER
- a CDS encoding EscU/YscU/HrcU family type III secretion system export apparatus switch protein; its protein translation is MLAYDAKGGDTAPRVVAKGYGLVAERIIERARDAGLYVHTAPEMVSLLMQVDLDARIPPQLYQAVAELLAWLYALERDAGDGGGAQPAFPPLPKR
- the fliJ gene encoding flagellar export protein FliJ → MAQSFPLQLLLERAQDDLDTAAKQLGRAQRERTDAQAQLDALMRYRDEYRVRFAESAQSGMPAGNWRNFQAFLDTLDAAIEQQRRVLAAAQTRIDAARPEWQAKKRTLGSYEILQARGARQDAQRAAKREQRDADEHAAKVLRMRADAAK
- a CDS encoding flagellar hook-length control protein FliK, yielding MPPLPLIGMLLGAASTMIKSSAGAPGASSGDASSAAPFAQALKQSVQTQRQTGANADASNAGHAANAATADTAAASSPASGAGDRTTASAGDTKASGKPDDQDDDKHAAQPASADAAALAAAASLQAQLQARPDAQAAQAAAGAAAAQAGAGDAAHPPATSAASAAAGDTDASAPAGAQQPIGDALNAALSKLTGAGRTGTAAVQGAQPAGRNGDASAPLAANRAAFDKLLAGAKAPAAQAAPTDASGANPATALANAAANAAQPDASGALAALQDAADSARATLAASSAPAALQQAAPAALAANASAAAASAAPSLAPPVGTPDWTDALSQKVVFLSNAHQQSAELTLNPPDLGPLQVVLRVADNHAHALFVSQHAQVRDAVEAALPKLREAMEAGGLGLGSASVSDGGFASAQQQQTPQRQSSDGSATRRAFGASTADAALDELAAASSGGAARRTVGMVDTFA
- the fliE gene encoding flagellar hook-basal body complex protein FliE, coding for MVAPVNGIASALQQMQAMAAQAAGGASPATSLAGSGAASAGSFASAMKASLDKISGDQQKALGEAHAFEIGAQNVSLNDVMVDMQKANIGFQFGLQVRNKLVSAYNEIMQMSV
- the fliS gene encoding flagellar export chaperone FliS: MFTPGHAGASAYARVGVETGVMGASPHRLIAMLYQGARQAIAHARLHLQQGNVAARGEAIGKAIRIVESGLQQALNLEVGGDIASRLDSLYTYMCRRLLQANVDASEPMLIEVDGLLATLEDAWTGIAPEVARMNAQAVTEQAR
- the fliH gene encoding flagellar assembly protein FliH, whose translation is MSDRASASDKPVTAYQRWEMASFDPPPPPPPDDGGAAAAALAAELQRVRDAAHAEGLAAGHVEGQALGYQAGYEQGRAKGFDEGRAEAHTHAAQLAALAASFRDALAGVERDLADDIATLALEIAQQVVRQHVQHDPAALIAAAREVLAAEPALAGAPHLIVNPADLPVVEAYLKDELDTLGWSVRTDTSIERGGCRAHASTGEIDATLTTRWERVAAALGKVSAW
- a CDS encoding flagellar hook-length control protein FliK, producing the protein MTGIDTAAAAILASRIDSFLDAIQPAAGGAAAPQVGTSGAPPASAAPRPAASGPPPASAQTALSEVGLTLDAISRYGGAAPPAVVGAAPLLPAAPTAVAVAAQAASLDPLLATPDARAGNPAAATAPGAQAAQAAPQAALPASPAAALSLALVQAVAQSGLFYESHLAQWLAGQRTTAELAREPQARLASGAEPDAQAGAQPGQMGDALADLLAVRLPLPQGGRDAPAQGAARPPGQPGQPAGGADEGAAASGRAPTNAAAPARSVDAYAALADADGKPGAPSAQTALARAGMPPTGADTPASIAASLHAATLPIVRQQLDLLATDQFRWIGEAWPGARLDWTIEPDEQHGRERPAPDADFPDARGWRTRLTLALPSLGTIDAELVLNGEQLAARLRASEAGAARLAPHGEALRARLQARGLQVSGLSIRAIDGVPDSFDAAAARAAASAYARAAAGGEAAAKDGFGGAAGATGGAGGAGVEHRASSSSPVETDDDWEFAQ
- the fliG gene encoding flagellar motor switch protein FliG, coding for MNAEGLNKSALLLMSIGEEEAAQVFKFLAPREVQKIGAAMAALKNVTREQVEDVLNDFVQEAEKHTALSLDSSEYIRTVLTKALGEDKAGVLIDRILQGSDTSGIEGLKWMDSAAVAELIKNEHPQIIATILVHLDRDQASEIASCFTERLRNDVLLRIATLDGIQPTALRELDDVLTGLLSGSDNLKRAPMGGIRTAAEILNFMTSVHEEAVIENVKQYDPDLAQKIIDQMFVFENLLDLEDRAIQLLLKEVESEALIIALKGAPPALRQKFLSNMSQRAAELLAEDLDARGPVRVSEVETQQRKILQVVRNLAESGQIVIGGKAEDAYV
- a CDS encoding flagellar protein FliT, with the protein product MNRKDEYFARYEAIAAVSGRMLVAARDAAWHAMGGLQEEYLRLVDGLKEAEQGVLLDDAERTRKFELIRRILADDAAIRDLASPEVARLSAFFHAGRSTLKDLYRARG